The Rhodanobacter sp. LX-99 genome segment CCGTCTGCGCCAGCGACACCGGGCAGCTCAGGCGCACCATGCCGCGCGGCTCGGCGCGCAATTCGTCCACCGCGTCCTGCGCTGCCTGTGCCTCTTCCAGCACGGCGCGGCAATGCGTGTAGAAGCGCTCGCCGACCTCAGTCACCACGAAGCGCCTCGTGGTCCGCTGCAGCAGGCGCACGCCCAGCCGTTCCTCCAGCTGGGCCACGCGCTTGCTCAGGCGCGACTTCGGCACGCCCAGCGCGCGGCCGGCCGCGGAAAAACCGCCGTGCTCGACCACGGCGGCAAAGAAGTACAGATCGTTGAGGTCCTGCAGGGCACCGCCCAATACGGTCATGATCGTTTCCATCAAAGAACGATAAGTTCGATAACTGCCATCTTATCGAGGCATTGTTTCAAATATATCCTGATTCCATCGCCAATTGTTGGCCTGACCAGGAAGCTTTCCATGAAACTCTTGCATATCGATTCCAGCGCGCTGGGTGGTTATTCGGTGTCGCGCCAGCTGACCGCCGATATCGTAGCCGAGCTGAAGCGCGCCACACCCGGCCTCACCATCCGCTATCACGATCTGGCCGCACAGCCGCTGCCGCACTGGACCCCGGTGGCCGACGCCAGCGACCCCGCCGCCGTGCTGGGCACCGAAATGCTGGAAGAGTTCCTTGCCGCCGACATGGTGGTGATCGGCGCGCCGATGTACAACTTCGCGATCTCCAGCCAGCTCAAGGCGTGGCTCGACCGCATCCTGGTTGCCGGCAAGACCTTCCGCTACACGGCGAACGGCCCCGAGGGCCTGGCCGGCGGCAAGCGGGTGATCATTGCCTCCAGCCGCGGCGGCTTCTACGGCAAGGACACGCCTGCCGCCGCGATGGACTTCCAGGAACCCTACCTGCGTGCGGCATTTGCCTTCATCGGCATCGACGACGTCGAGTTCGTGCGCGCCGAAGGCATCGCGATCGGCGACGAGCAGAAGGCTGCGGCGCTGAAGTCCGCGCGCAGCGCGATCGGGACGCTGGTCGCCAAGGCGGCCTGATCCACCCTGCCCCCGGGCGAACGCCCTCTTCCTGCTGAAGAGGGCGTTTGCGTCACGCGGCGGGCGAGCCGCGACCGCCCTGCTGGAAAAACCGCGCACGGACCGACACACTGCGGATTCATCCGTCACGGGAATCCGCGCATGAAACACTCGCTACGCCTGTCCCTGCTCGCCCTGCTGGCGCTGGCGCCGGCCGTGCAGGCCGCCGACCTGCTGGTCGACAACGTCAACGGCTACACACTGGACAGCCACGGCAAGCTGCAGCATTTCCAGGCGCTGCTGGTCGACCAGGGCAAGGTGGTCGCCACCGGCAACCATGCCGAACTGGCCAGCCGCGCCGGCGACGCCAAGGTGATCGACGGCCACGGCAAGACCCTGCTGCCCGGCCTGATCGACGCCCACGGCCACGTGCTGGAGCTCGGCTACGCACGCAACAACGTCGACCTTGTCGGCACGAAGTCGCTGGACGAGGCGCTGGCGAAAGTGAAAGCCTACGCGGCGGCGCACCCCGAGGCGAAGTGGATCCTCGGCAGCGGCTGGAACCAGGAGATCTGGAAGCTCGGCCGCTTTCCTACCGCGAAGGAACTCGACACCGCGGTCGCCGACCGCCCGGTCTGGCTGAGCCGCGTCGACGGCCACGCCGGTTGGGCCAACAGCGCCGCCATCAAGCTGGCCGGGGTCGACAAAGCCAGCAAGGATCCCAGCGGTGGACGCATCGAACGCGATGCCGGCGGCAATCCCGCCGGCGTCTTCGTCGACGGCGCCACCGCGCTGATCAACGCGAAGGTGCCGCCGCCGACCCCGCAGCAGAAGGTCGCCGCGCTGGATACCGCGCTGGCCGAGATGGCCAGCGTCGGCCTCACCGGCGTCGGCGACGCCGGCATCGACCTGGCCAACTACGAGCTGTACCGGCAGTACGCCGACCAGCACAAGCTGACTGCGCGCATCTACGCGATGATCCTGGGCACCGGCGACGACTTCGACACGATCAGCAAGGACGGCCCGCTGATCGGCTACGGCAACGACTTTCTCACGGTGCGCGCAGTCAAGCTGTTCGCCGACGGCGCACTGGGCAGCCGCGGCGCGGCGATGCTCGCGCCCTACTCCGACGATCCGCACAACCGTGGCCTGCTGTTCCTGAAGCCTGCAGAACTGACCGCGGACATCGGCAAGGCGCTGGGCAAGGGCTACCAGGTCGCCATCCACGCGATCGGCGACCACGCCAACCGCGAAGTGCTGGACAGCTACGCGGCAGCCTACAAGGCCCACCCCGACGGCATCGCTTTGCGCAACCGGGTCGAGCACGCGCAGATCGTCTCGCTCGTGGACATCCCGCGCTTCGTGCCGCTCAAGCTGATCGCCTCGATGCAACCGACCCACGCCACCTCCGACATGAACATGGCGGAAGACCGCATCGGCCACGAGCGGATCAAGGGTGCCTACGCCTGGCAGCGCTTCCTCAAGCAGGGCACGATCGTCGCCGGCGGCTCGGATTTCCCGGTGGAATCGCCGAACCCGTTCTACGGACTGTACTCGGCGATCACCCGCGAGGATCACGCCGGCCAGCCGCCGGGCGGCTGGTACCCGGACCAGGACATGACGCCGGCCGAGGCGCTACGCGCGTTCACCCTCGATGCGGCTTACGCGGAGCATGCGGAAAAGACCCTGGGCACATTGGAGCCGGGCAAGTGGGCCGACTTCATCCTGATCGACCACGATATCTTCAAGGACCCCGCGAGCAAGATCTGGGAGACGAAGGTGCTGCAGACCTGGGTCGGCGGCAAGCAGGTGTACGCGGCGAAGGATTGAACGCGCAATATTGGAGACCACAGAGGCCGGCTGCGAAGCCGGCTTTTGTGTCGATGCAAGCCGCGAGCGGGCCCTTCGACTTCCTCGCTCCTCAAAGCCGCAGCCATCCATGGCCGCTCCCCGCGTGCGCTGCGCTACGCTCAGGGCGAACGGGTCACCGTTGCCGCCACCCTCCACCGTTCACCCTGAGCGTAGCCGCGCAGCGGCGAAGTCGAAGGGCCGCTCGGCCTAGATCGTCGAAGTCTTGCCGCCGTCCATCGGGATGATCGCGCCGGTGACGTAGCTGGCGCGCGCCGAGGCCAGGAACACCGCCACGTCGGCGATCTCCGCGGGCTCGGCCATGCGGCCCAGCGGAATATCGGCGAGCTGCGCGGTCAGCAGCTCCTCGCGTGGCCGTCCGCTGGCACGGACCGCCGCATCCAGGCCCTCGTCGACCCGACCGGTGCGGGTGATGCCGGGGTTGATCGCATTCACCCGCACGCCCTTGCCGGCATAGGCATTCGCATAGCCCACCGTGGCCAGCATCAGGGCGGCGTTCGCCGCGCCGCCGCCGATGTGCTGCGGATTGGCCTGGCGGCCGCCCTGCCCGATCACGTTGACGATGCTGCCACTGCCACGCGCACCCATGCGGCGGATCACCGGGTCGATCGCGTGCATGTAGCTGAAGTACTTCGCCTGCATCGCCGCCTGCATCGCGGCGGCATCCAGCTCATCCGGCGGCGCGCGGCGCGCGGCTCCGGCGCAGTTGACCAGCACGTCGACCGGACCATGGTCGCGTTCGATGCGCTCCATGACCAGTTGTGCCGCCACGCTGTCCTTCAGGTCGGCCGGTTGCGCCGTCATCGCCAGGCCGAGCGATTCGAGCTGCTGCTGCGCGGCGCGCAGGTTCGCCGGATCGCGCGAAACACCGACCACCTTCGCCCCCTCGCGTGCAAACGCGATCGCACAGGCCAGGCCGATGCCCTTGCTGGCGCCGGTGACCACCACGACCCGGTCGAGCAATTCGAGATCCATGCCTGCCTCCGCGTGACTGATATCCGCGCATTGAACCATGTTCGCCAAAGGCCGCGGGATGACGCCGGCCCACGCTGCATGCCACATCCGCGGCGGCCGCCGCGGATGTGGCATGCAGCGGCAGCTACCGGGCCGTCGGGCCGTCGCCTGACCATATAGGCCATCAGTCATGTTGCGAAATCGCATTTCGCCTATTGACGGCTCAAAGTTCAGTGTTATAGTTAACTACAACACCACTCAACGAGGTCACTAAGGAGGCCCGTCATGAAAGCGCAGAACCTGATCGCCAGCGTCGCCGCCGTCCTGTTCACCTTCGCCAGCCTGAGCGCCGTCAACTACAACGTCGACAGCCAGCCGGCCCCGGCCCGCAAGAGCAGCACCATCCCCGTCATCGACCTGGCCCCGGTCCAGGTTCGCCCCAGCGCAGCCGAAATGCGCACCGCCGCCCTGCTGAACGACATCGGCGTCGCGGGCGTCGCCACGATCCCGGCCATCGGACACCTGGACGGAACCAGCGATGCGGAGCAATTCAGCCTGCTCGGGTCGCAGCTGGTCATGCCCTACTATTCGTTTGGCAACAAGTTCGGCCGCATCAGCAAGGAATAAATATGACCATTACCTGGAACGACAGCGTCCCGATCTATCGCCAGCTGCAGCAACGCGTGGTGGCGATGATCCTGGACGGCGCCTTGAACGAGGGCGACCCGCTGCCGTCGGTACGCCAGGTGGCCGCGGACTATCAAATCAATCCGCTGACCGTGTCGAAGGCGTACCAGGAACTGGTCGACGAACAACTGGTGGAAAAACGGAGGGGTCTGGGCATGTTCGTCATCGAAGGCGCTCGCGAGGCGCTGCTGAAATCCGAACGCGAGCGGTTCCTGCGCGAAGAGTGGCCGGTATTGTTTGCCCGGCTGCAGCGGCTGGGGCTGGATCTGAAGACGCTGTTGCGCGAAACCGGCACCGACAAGGAGGAGAAATCATGAGCGCGGTGATCACGGCCAGTGGCCTGACCAAGCGATACAAGTCGGCGCTGGCACTGGACAACGCCAGTTTCCGGATCGAACCCGGCCGCATCGTCGGCCTGATCGGCCCCAACGGCGCCGGCAAGACCACCGCGCTGAAGGCGATCCTGGGCCTCACCGACTTCACCGGCGAGCTGAACGTGCTGGGCTTCGACCCGCGCAAGCAGCGCGACAAGCTGATGGGCGAGGTGTGCTTCATCGCCGACGTGGCCGTGCTGCCGCGCTGGATCAAGGTACGCCAGGCAGTGGATTTCGTCGCCAACGTGCACCCGCGCTTCGACCGCGCCAAGTGCGAGGCGTTCCTGGCCCGCACCAAGCTGCAGCCCGACCAGCGCGTGCGGCAGATGTCCAAGGGCATGATCGTGCAGCTGCACCTGGCGCTGGTGATGGCGATCGACGCCAAGCTGCTGATCCTGGACGAACCCACCCTGGGCCTGGACATCCTCTACCGCAAGCAGTTCTACCAGCACCTGCTGGAAGACTACTTCGACGAGAACAAGACGATCATCGTCACCACGCATCAAGTGGAGGAAGTCGAGCACATCCTCACCGACCTGATGTTCATCCGCGACGGCAGGATCGTGCTGGATGCCGACATGGACGCGGTTGGCGATCGCTTCATCGAGGTGATGGTCGGGGCCGACAAGGCCGACGCCGCGCGCCAGCTGAAACCGCTGGACGAGCGCCAGGTCTTCGGCAAGAGCATTTTTCTGTTCGACGGCGCGAACCGCGCGACGCTGGAGCAGCTGGGCGAAACTCGCCGGCCCTCCATCAGCGACCTGTTCGTCGCCACCATGAAGGGAACCTACGCATGAAAACCTTCTACTGGCTTGTGAAGCGCGAATTCTGGGAACACCGGGGCGGCTTCTTCTGGGCGCCGATCATCACCGGCGGCGTGTTCCTGTTGCTGAACATCATGGGCATCATCACCGCCGAGGTGGTCGGCGCGCGCCACGGCATCAACTTCGGCGCCAGCGGCGGCCTGCAACGCGTCATCGCCGACATGGACGCCGGCGACCTGAGCCAGGTCGGACTCGCCCTGGACGTGGCGATGTACTCGGCGATGGGCCTGCTGATCGTCGTTCTGGGCTTTGTGGTGTTTTTCTACTGCCTCGGTGCGCTGTACGACGATCGCCGCGACCGCAGCATCCTGTTCTGGAAATCGTTGCCGATCTCCGATACCAGCACCGTGCTGTCCAAGGTCGTCAGCGCCACCGTGCTTGCGCCGATCGTCGCCGTGATCACGGGCATCATCGTCGGCATGCTGCAGTTGCTGATCCTGGCGGTCACGCTGTCCTTCCACGGCGTGAACGTATGGCAGCTGCTGGTGCTGGCCCATCCGTTCCGGGTCATGTTCAACCTGGTCGGCTACATCCCGCTGTATGTGCTGTGGGCGCTGCCTTCGGTGGGCTGGCTGCTGCTCTGCTCGGCCTGGGCACGCAACAAGCCCTTCCTGTGGGCCGTGGCATTGCCGGTGGCCACCGGCCTGCTGGTGAGCTGGTTCGGCATCATGGGACTGTTCGACCTGCCGACCACCTGGTTCTGGAAGAACGTCGTGCAGCGCGGCCTGCTCAGCGTATTCCCCGGCACCGGCAGCATGTTCGGTCACAACGGCAACATCGCACACAGCGTCGCCGGCAACCCGGGCATGGACTTCATGGATCTGGCCAACACCTACCAGCTATTGGCATCCGCCAACCTGTGGGTCGGCGTGGTAGTCGGCCTGGGCCTGCTCGCCGGCGCAGTCTGGTTCCGCCGCTGGCGCGACGACAGCTGACTTCCGGTCGAATTCGAGAAAGGAGAACATTCATGAAACCCGTCACTTTCAGCGCACTCGCCTTGCTCCTGCTGCTGCCGCTGGCCGCCTGCAGCCAATCCGGGCAGGACACCACCCCTTCGGGCGCCGCCAGCGACATGGCCCAGGCTGCAAAGGAAGTTCGCCAGCAGACCTCTCCCTCGATGATCGCCTCCGAGGTCCGCAAGGGCATCGAGCAGGCCAAGAAGGAACTGGTCACCCAGGACATCGACGTGGGTGGCGTCCACATCGGCAACGGCCCGCGCCACCACGACGGCTCCCGGCCCAAGGCGGTGATCACCCCGCAAGGCGAGCTGGTGATCGCCGGCAAGCCGGTATCGGCTACGCCGGAACAGCACGCCATGCTGGTGGATTACCGCCAGCAGATCATCGGCATCGCCGAGGCCGGCATGGACATCGGTGCAAGCGGCGCGGACATCGGCGTCGCCGCAGCGAAGCAGGCGATCTGGGGCGCGTTCACCGGCAAGAGCGACAAGGAGATCGAGGCGAGCATCAAGCCGCAGACCGACCAGATCCAGGCCGCCGCCATGCAACTCTGCAAGCGCATGCCCGGCCTGCTCACCTCCCAGCAGAAACTGGCCGCCGCCCTGCCCGCATTCAAGCCCTACGCCACGATGACCCAGGAGGACATTGATGATTGCGGCAGGGACATGAAGGACAAGGACGGCAAGAAAGGCTTCGCCGTATTCTCCGACTGACCCGATGCAGGATGCAGGAGCCCGCTCGCGGGCGATGCCGTTGCTTTGAGCATCGCCCGCGAGCGGGCTCCTGCAGGACGTCTTTCAAGGTCAACCGTGGATGCCGCCGCGGGTCAGCGCCATCGGATCGAGCAGCTTCTTCAGTTCATCCTTCGACAACCCGGTGGTTTCCAGCGCCACTTCCATGATCGGCCGATGCTGCTTGTACGCCAGCTTGGCGGTAGCCGCACCCTTCTCGTAGCCGATTACCGGGTTCAGCGCAGTGACCAGGATCGGGTTCATCGCCAGCGCCTGGTTCACCCGTGCCTTGTTGACCTTGAAGCCGGCGATGGACTTGTCGGCCAGCAGCACGCTGACGTTGGCCAGGATGCCGATCGACTGCAGCAGGTTGTGCGCGATCAGCGGCAGCATCACATTGAGCTGGAAGTTGCCGGACTGGCCGGCGATGGTGATCGAGGCGTCGTTGCCGATCACCTGCGCGGCGACCATCGCCACGGCCTCGGGAATCACCGGGTTGACCTTGCCCGGCATGATCGACGAACCCGGCTGCAGCGCCGGCAGTTCGATCTCGCCCAAGCCGGCCAGGGGACCGGAATTCATCCAGCGCAGGTCATTGGCGATCTTCATCAGCGCCACCGCCAGCGTCTTCAACTGGCCGGACAGTTCCACCGCAGCATCCTGCGCGGCCATGCCCTCGAAATAGTTTTGCGCCGACTCGAACTTCACCCCGGTCAGTTTCTTCAACTGCTGCGCGATGGCCGGGCCAAACTTCGGATCGGCATTGATGCCGGTGCCCACCGCGGTGCCGCCCTGCGGCAGCCGGCGCATGCGCTTCAGCGCGTCCTCGATGCGTTCGATGGCAGAGGCCACTTGCGCCGACCAGCCGGACAGCTCCTGCCCGAACGTGATCGGCATCGCGTCCATCAGGTGGGTGCGGCCGGTTTTCGGCGTGCTCTTCAATTCACGCGCGCGCTTGTCGATGGCCTTCTTCAGGTGCTTCAGCGCCGGCAGCAGCTGCTCGCTGGCGGTCAGCGCGGCGCTGACGTGGATCGCGGTGGGGATCACGTCGTTCGAGCTCTGCCCGTAATTGACGTGGTCGTTCGGATGCACCTTCGCGCCGCCCTGCACCGCCAGGTGCGCGATCACCTCATTCGCATTCATGTTGGTGCTGGTGCCCGAGCCGGTCTGGAAGATGTCGATCGGGAACTGCGCGTCGTATTGGCCGTTCGCCACCGCCAGCGCCGCCTTGCGGATCGCCGCGGCCTGGTTCTTCTTCAGGTGCCCCATCGCCAGATTGACCTCGGCCGCGGCGGCCTTGATCAGCCCCAGTGCGCGGATGAACGGGCGCGGCAGGTGCAGGCCGGAGATCGGGAAGTTGTCGATCGCGCGCTGGGTCTGCGCGCCGTACAGCGCGTCGGCGGGGACTTTCAACTCGCCCATGCTGTCGTGTTCGATGCGGAAGTTGCTCATTGGGGGGAATCCTTCGGGAAAAGACCATGGGATGCTGAAGACAGCACTACGCCCTTCTAGGCCCGTTCGCCCTGAGCGTAGCCGCGCAGCGGCGAAGTCGAAGGGTATCGGAGCGGCTTCGACTTCGCGCCTTCGGCGCT includes the following:
- a CDS encoding FMN-dependent NADH-azoreductase yields the protein MKLLHIDSSALGGYSVSRQLTADIVAELKRATPGLTIRYHDLAAQPLPHWTPVADASDPAAVLGTEMLEEFLAADMVVIGAPMYNFAISSQLKAWLDRILVAGKTFRYTANGPEGLAGGKRVIIASSRGGFYGKDTPAAAMDFQEPYLRAAFAFIGIDDVEFVRAEGIAIGDEQKAAALKSARSAIGTLVAKAA
- a CDS encoding amidohydrolase, which translates into the protein MKHSLRLSLLALLALAPAVQAADLLVDNVNGYTLDSHGKLQHFQALLVDQGKVVATGNHAELASRAGDAKVIDGHGKTLLPGLIDAHGHVLELGYARNNVDLVGTKSLDEALAKVKAYAAAHPEAKWILGSGWNQEIWKLGRFPTAKELDTAVADRPVWLSRVDGHAGWANSAAIKLAGVDKASKDPSGGRIERDAGGNPAGVFVDGATALINAKVPPPTPQQKVAALDTALAEMASVGLTGVGDAGIDLANYELYRQYADQHKLTARIYAMILGTGDDFDTISKDGPLIGYGNDFLTVRAVKLFADGALGSRGAAMLAPYSDDPHNRGLLFLKPAELTADIGKALGKGYQVAIHAIGDHANREVLDSYAAAYKAHPDGIALRNRVEHAQIVSLVDIPRFVPLKLIASMQPTHATSDMNMAEDRIGHERIKGAYAWQRFLKQGTIVAGGSDFPVESPNPFYGLYSAITREDHAGQPPGGWYPDQDMTPAEALRAFTLDAAYAEHAEKTLGTLEPGKWADFILIDHDIFKDPASKIWETKVLQTWVGGKQVYAAKD
- a CDS encoding SDR family oxidoreductase, with product MDLELLDRVVVVTGASKGIGLACAIAFAREGAKVVGVSRDPANLRAAQQQLESLGLAMTAQPADLKDSVAAQLVMERIERDHGPVDVLVNCAGAARRAPPDELDAAAMQAAMQAKYFSYMHAIDPVIRRMGARGSGSIVNVIGQGGRQANPQHIGGGAANAALMLATVGYANAYAGKGVRVNAINPGITRTGRVDEGLDAAVRASGRPREELLTAQLADIPLGRMAEPAEIADVAVFLASARASYVTGAIIPMDGGKTSTI
- a CDS encoding GntR family transcriptional regulator; protein product: MTITWNDSVPIYRQLQQRVVAMILDGALNEGDPLPSVRQVAADYQINPLTVSKAYQELVDEQLVEKRRGLGMFVIEGAREALLKSERERFLREEWPVLFARLQRLGLDLKTLLRETGTDKEEKS
- a CDS encoding ABC transporter ATP-binding protein, with protein sequence MSAVITASGLTKRYKSALALDNASFRIEPGRIVGLIGPNGAGKTTALKAILGLTDFTGELNVLGFDPRKQRDKLMGEVCFIADVAVLPRWIKVRQAVDFVANVHPRFDRAKCEAFLARTKLQPDQRVRQMSKGMIVQLHLALVMAIDAKLLILDEPTLGLDILYRKQFYQHLLEDYFDENKTIIVTTHQVEEVEHILTDLMFIRDGRIVLDADMDAVGDRFIEVMVGADKADAARQLKPLDERQVFGKSIFLFDGANRATLEQLGETRRPSISDLFVATMKGTYA
- a CDS encoding ABC-2 transporter permease; the encoded protein is MKTFYWLVKREFWEHRGGFFWAPIITGGVFLLLNIMGIITAEVVGARHGINFGASGGLQRVIADMDAGDLSQVGLALDVAMYSAMGLLIVVLGFVVFFYCLGALYDDRRDRSILFWKSLPISDTSTVLSKVVSATVLAPIVAVITGIIVGMLQLLILAVTLSFHGVNVWQLLVLAHPFRVMFNLVGYIPLYVLWALPSVGWLLLCSAWARNKPFLWAVALPVATGLLVSWFGIMGLFDLPTTWFWKNVVQRGLLSVFPGTGSMFGHNGNIAHSVAGNPGMDFMDLANTYQLLASANLWVGVVVGLGLLAGAVWFRRWRDDS
- a CDS encoding YggN family protein encodes the protein MKPVTFSALALLLLLPLAACSQSGQDTTPSGAASDMAQAAKEVRQQTSPSMIASEVRKGIEQAKKELVTQDIDVGGVHIGNGPRHHDGSRPKAVITPQGELVIAGKPVSATPEQHAMLVDYRQQIIGIAEAGMDIGASGADIGVAAAKQAIWGAFTGKSDKEIEASIKPQTDQIQAAAMQLCKRMPGLLTSQQKLAAALPAFKPYATMTQEDIDDCGRDMKDKDGKKGFAVFSD
- a CDS encoding class II fumarate hydratase; protein product: MSNFRIEHDSMGELKVPADALYGAQTQRAIDNFPISGLHLPRPFIRALGLIKAAAAEVNLAMGHLKKNQAAAIRKAALAVANGQYDAQFPIDIFQTGSGTSTNMNANEVIAHLAVQGGAKVHPNDHVNYGQSSNDVIPTAIHVSAALTASEQLLPALKHLKKAIDKRARELKSTPKTGRTHLMDAMPITFGQELSGWSAQVASAIERIEDALKRMRRLPQGGTAVGTGINADPKFGPAIAQQLKKLTGVKFESAQNYFEGMAAQDAAVELSGQLKTLAVALMKIANDLRWMNSGPLAGLGEIELPALQPGSSIMPGKVNPVIPEAVAMVAAQVIGNDASITIAGQSGNFQLNVMLPLIAHNLLQSIGILANVSVLLADKSIAGFKVNKARVNQALAMNPILVTALNPVIGYEKGAATAKLAYKQHRPIMEVALETTGLSKDELKKLLDPMALTRGGIHG